A genome region from bacterium HR11 includes the following:
- the hbd gene encoding 3-hydroxybutyryl-CoA dehydrogenase, translated as MAVSIRKVGVVGCGLMGSGIAHVTAHAGYSVVVREVSPELLEKGIQNVRNSIQRWSVRKGQMTEEEGQSLVARIQFTTELQPLADCDLVIEAITENMDMKKQLFRELDKICKPEAIFASNTSSLCITEMAVVTKRPARFLGLHFFNPVPVMKLVEIIRTDLTAPETVETVLGFVQTLGKTPVRAPDRPGFIVNRLLVPYLLDAVRCLEEGLSTPEEIDQAMVLGCGHPMGPFTLLDFVGLDTTYYIAQAMYDEFKDPRYAPPPLLKRMVLAGFHGRKTGRGFYDYTKKEEGRAG; from the coding sequence ATGGCCGTTTCCATCCGGAAAGTCGGCGTCGTCGGATGCGGCCTGATGGGGTCGGGCATCGCTCACGTGACGGCCCATGCGGGCTACTCGGTCGTCGTCCGGGAGGTCTCACCAGAACTCTTGGAAAAGGGCATTCAGAACGTGCGGAATTCTATCCAGCGCTGGTCGGTCCGAAAGGGTCAAATGACGGAAGAAGAGGGCCAATCCTTGGTCGCCCGCATCCAGTTCACGACCGAACTCCAGCCCCTGGCCGACTGCGACCTCGTCATCGAGGCCATCACCGAAAACATGGACATGAAGAAACAGCTCTTCCGGGAACTGGACAAGATCTGTAAGCCGGAAGCTATCTTCGCCAGTAACACGTCGTCGTTGTGCATCACCGAGATGGCCGTCGTCACGAAACGGCCGGCCCGATTTCTGGGTCTTCACTTCTTCAACCCAGTCCCCGTCATGAAGCTCGTCGAAATCATCCGGACGGACCTGACGGCCCCGGAGACGGTCGAGACGGTCCTCGGGTTCGTGCAAACCCTGGGCAAGACGCCCGTCCGGGCGCCGGACCGACCAGGCTTTATCGTCAATCGTCTCCTCGTCCCTTACCTCCTGGACGCCGTCCGGTGCCTCGAGGAGGGCCTGTCGACGCCGGAGGAGATCGATCAGGCCATGGTCCTCGGCTGTGGCCATCCGATGGGGCCTTTTACGCTCCTCGACTTCGTCGGCCTCGACACGACGTACTACATCGCTCAGGCGATGTATGACGAATTCAAGGACCCCCGGTATGCGCCGCCGCCGCTCCTGAAGCGGATGGTCCTGGCCGGCTTCCACGGCCGCAAGACGGGCCGAGGTTTCTACGACTACACGA
- the gltP gene encoding Proton/glutamate-aspartate symporter → MHHRRIFLGFVIGTVLGLTAHLAWPDSPTLAWVVDRVAEPIGRIFLRMLLMIVIPLVFSALVLGVAGLGDIRRVGRIGLKTLAYTVTVSAAAVLIGFTLANTVRPGLRLAPEHRQALLEQVRAGTTFAVPPRATGVESIVRIVPDNPLRAMAENDMLAVMFFALVFGIALSMTPAPKTQPVVDFLEGVFEVAMRMVDLAMRLAPIGVAALLFTATARLGFSILGSLGLYVLIVLAGLALHQFGTYSLALWLLARTHPPRFFRQIREVMLTAFSTSSSNATLPTALRVAENELHLRPEVARFVLTLGATANQNGTALYEGVTVLFLSQLFLGHSLPWSDQLMVLLLAILGGVGTAGVPAGSLPFVAMVLATVGVPPEGIGIILGIDRILDMCRTVLNVTGDMVAAVVIDATEKAPAAAL, encoded by the coding sequence ATGCATCACCGCCGGATCTTCTTAGGCTTCGTGATAGGGACCGTCTTGGGCCTGACAGCCCATCTGGCCTGGCCGGACTCGCCGACGCTGGCCTGGGTCGTCGACCGGGTCGCCGAGCCTATCGGTCGCATATTCCTGCGCATGCTCCTGATGATCGTGATCCCCTTGGTCTTCTCGGCCCTGGTCTTAGGCGTGGCCGGGCTCGGCGATATCCGGCGGGTGGGCCGCATCGGACTGAAGACCCTGGCTTACACGGTGACCGTCAGCGCCGCGGCCGTCCTGATCGGGTTCACGCTGGCCAATACCGTTCGGCCCGGCCTCCGTCTGGCACCGGAGCACCGGCAAGCGCTCCTCGAGCAGGTCCGGGCCGGGACGACCTTCGCAGTCCCGCCCCGGGCGACGGGCGTCGAGTCCATCGTCCGCATCGTGCCCGACAATCCCCTCCGGGCGATGGCCGAAAACGACATGCTGGCCGTCATGTTCTTTGCCCTCGTCTTCGGCATCGCCCTGTCGATGACGCCGGCGCCCAAGACCCAGCCCGTCGTGGACTTCCTCGAGGGCGTGTTTGAGGTCGCCATGCGGATGGTCGACCTGGCGATGCGGCTGGCCCCCATCGGCGTGGCGGCCCTGCTATTTACGGCCACGGCCCGCCTGGGATTCTCGATCCTGGGCTCGTTGGGCCTCTACGTGCTGATCGTCCTCGCCGGCCTGGCCCTCCATCAGTTTGGGACCTACAGCTTGGCCCTGTGGCTCCTGGCCCGGACCCATCCCCCCCGGTTTTTCCGGCAGATCCGCGAGGTCATGCTGACGGCCTTCTCGACGAGCTCCAGCAACGCGACCCTGCCGACGGCCTTGCGGGTCGCCGAAAATGAACTTCACTTGCGACCCGAAGTCGCCCGATTTGTCCTGACGCTCGGGGCCACGGCAAACCAAAACGGCACGGCCCTCTACGAAGGCGTCACGGTCCTCTTCCTGAGCCAGTTGTTCCTGGGCCATTCGCTCCCCTGGAGCGACCAGCTGATGGTCTTGCTGTTGGCCATCCTGGGGGGCGTCGGGACGGCGGGCGTGCCGGCTGGGTCGCTCCCCTTCGTCGCCATGGTCCTGGCGACGGTCGGCGTCCCGCCGGAGGGCATCGGCATCATCCTGGGCATCGACCGGATTCTGGACATGTGTCGAACGGTCCTCAACGTGACGGGCGACATGGTCGCCGCCGTCGTGATCGACGCGACGGAGAAAGCCCCGGCGGCCGCCCTGTGA